aatctaAAAATGAATACCCAAATGCCTTTTGAACATTTCATTTGGGATCAGAAAAAttggtaaataattttttattatattcttcttcttctcaatATTCTACATGATAGTGAGCCTTTCAGACACTATCAGAGGAAtggataatttattataattaaaagcaaaaacgtaagaataattattgaaaaaatataactgtataaaataaaaaaattatcatattaaacaatatattaaaaaattattaattcatattatCACAACTAAATTCAAGACCCTTTCTAAATGCattgtacaaacaaacaaacaaaaaaactaaactaaacgtttGAAAATGATTGGCTCATGAACACCTAGGATGTAATgggaatgacattttaaaaaacagtGATGTCCTGTGCTATTCACACCCACAGTATGAAATCACTAATCACTGCTCTGAACCTTTAGTCCACAGCTCCTGAATCGACAGTATTCAGCCCAACAGTGAGGAGCAGCAGAGGGCAGTGGGACAAAGCCTGACGCACAGTCCAAAAACACAGAAACATCTAGAACAAAGAAGGCCCAGTTCTGGGACTCTTCAAAGAGCTGTGCGGCTGCGTCAGCCACCTAACTGAGTTTGAGTTTCAGTAACAGAAACACCTCTCACTTCACACACAAGAGAATTAAGTACTTAACATAAATAAATCAGTAGCAAATTGACATCTAGCAAATAAGCCTCATTAACTGCATATTCTACATTTGATTTAGTTTTCTATTTTTTCTGTGAAGTCCATTTTTTTTGccttactgtacctttaagactatGTAAAAGAATTGTTATAATTGGCTAAACTATTGATATGTACAATAGGCAGTCATCATTTTATTATGCTTATGGTTCTTCTATTAATAATTCTTGATCTTTAAGAGCTAGAGAAGAATTTCCTCCTGCTACAGGTCAGCCACAGCAGTGGGAACATCACTGTACCTGAAGGGGGGGGAGGGCCCCTGCGTTCCCTGTCCCAGGAGGGAGACAACGAGCCACTATCAGAGTGAGGGCCACTCCGCTCAAAGTCTGGCCCACCACTAGGGGGCTCTACCACGCCACGGGATGCTGGTTATGTGACAGTGAGAGTGAAGGAAAATGAATGGAGTGGAGAGAAATGGCACATAAAAATGTTTGAGGAAGTTAAGGATGGAAAGGCGAGGAAAGGGAGGCAACCAACAAAATATCAACGAGGGTAATGGAACACAAAAAGACTCATCTATACTCAAACAGACTCATCTAAATTCAAACTTGGGGAATGATTTGCTACCCATGGTTTAGTatgcatttaaactgcaaaaATCATACTGGTATATCCTGCGGGTCTTTAATTATTAGTGATATGCATAAGCTAttctaaagtaaataaataaataaaaaacttacaGATACTAAAGCAGTTTTCGAGATAGCactggacatatatatatatatatatatatatatatatattttttttttttaaatgcatttacactgtgTAACATTTAGTAAAATGTCAATAGTTGTGATTGCGctgtaaaagataaaataaaacggGCTCTTTCAAAATCTGAATATAAGTTTGGGATCTCTTATGCTCAGCCggactgcattaatttgatcagaaGTACAGTAAAAGCAGCAATtctgtaaataaaatgacaatttaaaatacaggGTTTCCTTTCTATttgtactccagtcttcagtgtcacatgattcttcagaaatcattctaatatgctgatttgctgctcaagaaacattgttattattaatgttgaaagctgttgtgctgctttatatttttgaggaagttgactttttttctgtatcaaatgaattgatttaaaatacaaattccTTGTAGCATTAAAAATCTCTTcactgcatccttgctgaataaaagtattaaaaatcttactaaccctaaacttttgaacagtagtgtataggtAACTTCAAATatagaaatgtcagaaatatccAATTATCTACTAAACCATACTGAAACTGTGCCACAAATCAAACCGTGAGAAATCAAACCTGTTACAGCCCTAATGCAAACATATTAACTATATCTCATGGGAGATGAACTGGATTCATGcatgtaatacacacacacacacacacaacagataaCTACACAACTGAAGACTGAGACTGCAaagaatgaatcacatttttcatACTAGCTAGGAAACTTTTCCCAGAATTAAAAAAGGGAGGGATGTGTGTATATCACCTCTGCCTGGACCCATAAAGGGAGGTGAGAGTCGAGGGGGTCCGTCCATTAGTGTAGGAGGGGACAGGAAGGCCCGTGTTTCTGAAGATGGTCGGCTAAGAGGAGAGGGTCCATATGAAGATCTTTCACCTGTGAGATGGGGAAATGCATAACTATTGGTTAATACCATTTTAATCATAGACATGTACAAGCCATAGGGAAGTGAAGAGTATCTGACCTCTAAATAAAGGTCTGCCCTCTCGTACATCCTTTTCAAGAATCTCAAACTTGAATTGGGCACCAGTCAGCCTGCAATTGTAAACATATTAATATGTATGGATAGATATTGCTtctgctgtatataaaacactacagCAAAAATCTCACTTCTGGCGGAGATGAGAGTTTTCTCTCTTGACTTCAGCCAGGTCTCGATCCGCTGCCCTTGCAGCTAGCTATAACACAGACAATAAGAAGAACAGTATAAAAAGAACATCTGACACAATAAAGCTACTGTTGAATGGTACAGATCAAGTGGTCTGAAAACAACTTACCCAGTTATCATGAGCCTTTTTCTCATGAGAAGTAATCTGGTGGGaaaaagaatacaaaataaatatgataaactGATATGATATCAGTATTTATGAGATATCACTTTCATTTGTGGTGTTAAAATAATGattcatgtaaaatatttatataatttaaaaaaagttattttttatttattatacataaaatCTCATATTggtcatatatatcatatatattattctattatactgtgtgtacatatacatacatatctatccatctatctcaatttatataattaattaattaattatgatatGATCCTCATGTCAGTCACATAGGTCTACATCATAATGACAGACTGATATAAGGATGTAATGTCTCCCCCTAATGTCAGTTCCAAACTCTACCAACAATTTCATCAACTGACAATGCACATTTTGTGGTTTTAGatttttcttatatttatataagaagtattttatttttcatataagaAGAGTATTTTGAGCAAATtctgtataaaaataataataaacatattcaGTGTGGGTGTCATCAGCAGGTGCCACTGAAGAACCTTTATCAATATATATGACGTAGAGAAGTTGTAACTCTATGTAGCATTACTAATGTGTCACCTGATTCTTGTAGGCCAGTGATGTCCGTTCCAGTTCTTCCTCTAGGTCTTTGGCTCGTTTTCTATATAAACATAGTGAAAGAGACTATAATGTAAACTTCCTGTTTTAGTGAATGTTCATTATGCTTCAAGTTTTCTCCCCTTCTCAGAGACCATTTCCTTTGATTTTATCACATACTATATCATACTTAACTCAACTTCCTCATGTGTGCTAAACAATTTGCTCTGACCTGTAGGTGCTGAGCTCCTCTGCAGCAAAACTGATCTTCTTGTCTGCCTTGTTGAGCTTCTCCTCCTTCTGTAAGCGCTCCTTCTCCTCCACTGTCAACATCCTGAAAAGAGTCaaagaaataattcaaataaatagcaTTAGTATTTGAATTTCCAATTTTTTAAAAAAGACTTCAGAGACACTGAATGGAGTGTAAAGATTTTCCACGGTCCAAACCTGTGTAGTTTGAGTTCATTCTCCCGGTACATCTCAGTCATGATCTGGAGTTTCTGCTGGAGTTTCTGGCTTTCACTAGCATAGCTGGCACTCTCTGATTCCAACACCTCCTTCTGCTCGTCAAGCTGTTTGATCCCCTCTGAGAATACAGAGAAACAAGAAAACAAGTCTTCATTTACAGTCTgtaatgtttgttcatgtttgaTATATTCAGGCCAAAGAAAATCAGATCAACTTTTATTACTTATAATACTTGCATAGCAGGGGTTTTCCTAGAAAACCATGTAGGAAAGCAATACGTTGTGATGTTACGATTACATCAGCAATTTAAGACTACAAATTGACcgaaaataaaattgtaaggtgCCTAAAGATTCACATTATGAATGAATAGGTCACATTTTCTTTCTACAATTAATCAAAACATAATTATATATCAAATTAAAAGGTTCATGCATCAGCACCTGTTTCAACTCTAGTGGAAATGTTTACCTTGGAGATCTTCTTTGGCTTTAATTTCATCTGCGAGTTTGGCGAACACTCGGTTCTTGTCCTCCTCCATGGACTTCAAGCCTGCACTCATCTGTGACAAAGAGGAGGACCAACTTATCTACAGCATTATATCTGTTTGCATGATATCTGCCTATTCTGGATGTAGACAgatgttattaatttattctgACACATAAGGGTTGTGTTTCAAACCCCAGTGAGCTGCCATACTTGACAGGATGTCATATTTGGTATCTAGGTGTTTCACTAGGTTTGAGACAACCAGGATGTAAGTAAGAGTACCTTGGCAGCTTCAATAAGTTTCTGTACTTTTTGCCTCTGATGGAAATCTGCAAGCACAAAAAACTCATAAGATGACACCTCAAGACCTGACTTCAAATCAAACTAAGAATATTCCCAAATGAGCCACAAGAGTTTGAACCTGAACGGTCTCCATTCTCATCCCTAGCTGCATTAGTGCTGCCGTCAACGCAGCTCTCATCCTCAGAATCCCAATCTCTCATCTTCAAAAGGCACTCTGTCAGTGACTGATACAAGAAAAAGAAAGTACTGAGACTTGCTACTGCAAGTACATCCATGACATGCAGCTGTGACTGCACATTTAACATAAATGAGACAACACCATATAAAACAATATGAAAGCACaccgtagcagatctatacaggtggagctggggaaggtggagggtttctgaagaaCGTTGCAACTGCTACAGTGAGCACTAGCAAAGTATTTGAATGTTTCTACAGTTGTGTCACATGAATGATTTCATTATGTCAGACCTATcggtttcatgacagaactttgtattTTTACCATGTCGTGCACTAGACTTTGTCAATTAAGAATTTCTTGTTTTTAAATACTTCTGAGCAAAATTTGATTAAACATTGTGCATTTAAGAATataacatgtttatttatgtttcGACATTTTGCGTACatctaattttatatattttttagttataTCACATAAGTTACCATATGgggtcagtatttattttttaagaaattaatgcttttatacagcaaggatgcaaagtgacagtaaaggcatttacaaataaatgcttttcttttgatacTGAAATAAATATGACGGTTTCCTGTTTTCTagcatctggtctcattgagccTGATGCCATTGTGTTTTTTACCTGGATGCGATCATCCTTATTAGCGCAGTCTTCCAGCATGCCAGTATGAGATCTTTCACACATTTTCATCTCCTCCTCCAGCTCACAGAGACGTTCACTCCAGTCCTCTGCCTCTTGCACCAGCTGTATGAGTGAAGAAAACACAGGTACtcctgttaaatgttttttttttttttgatccgtTCATCATCTCCAATCTAAGAACACTAACACAGATCTCACCTGTTCTTTACTCTCAAGCAACATTGCATGCTCCTCTTTGGCCACCTGCAGGTTTTTCTGCAGTCGCTCTGTGTTAATCTCATGGATCTTCAGCGTTGTGTTGTCCTACAGACAGAGAAAAAGGGTAACAGCATAGAATTACAAATGATTGTGTTTTAAAAggaaatatgaataaaacatgcATCATATACATAGTCAATACCTGTTCTAACTGGGACTTTCGTTCTTTAGCTTCCTCTTCTAAATTTCTTAAAATCTGCTCAAGTTCAGCAAGCTGTAAAACAAATATAACAATTGTTTGGACAGATACAGACAACTGTATCTGTCCAAGTGCATCAAGCATGAACAAGGGTAGCTTGGATATGTAAAGTGAGTGTATCTGTATGTATGACAACATTACCTGATCTTCTTGCTGTTTTCTGGCTTTGTTTTGTCGGGACAGCTCTTCTTGCAGCCTCTCTATTTCGTTTTTAATTTGTGCATTTGATTGTTCAAGTTTCTTTGACGCCACCTAAAAGTAGTATAATTGGATCAGGCAACAAGTGAAAAGGTCAGGGAGACACATTTTATACACATTGGTAGCTAAGTAACTGCATGTTATAAACATTAGTAACTGCGTGTTTTTACAGGAAGATTTGAGACCATAATGACCATATTTACCTCTAAACTGTCCTTTTCTTCAGCTTGTGCAGACATGCCATTGTTCTGTAGTGTGGACTCTAGTTTGTCAAACTATTGAGACGGACAGACATTGTTTAGGGGGATTGATTTAGGAGAATGCAGTTATACAAGCATGCATGTGTATTAGGTGTTCATATACTGTAACAGCATTTCTCACCTTCTGTTTAACCTCACTGAATGTCTCCAGCACTTTGCACTTTTCATCAAGCAGTTCAGCCACTTTCTGCGCCATTTGTGTCTCTTTACCTGAAAACAAATCAACAGACAGGATCAGTTGAGAGCTGACAGTAGAGATCAGATAAAACAGATAATGAGGGTA
The sequence above is drawn from the Carassius carassius chromosome 31, fCarCar2.1, whole genome shotgun sequence genome and encodes:
- the LOC132111383 gene encoding melanoma inhibitory activity protein 2-like isoform X5, with the protein product MADEFKAESVVTEATDMKGAAKIYYTLAVEKIRDVVSSLPDDIRPGPDLYGLPWEAVVFTGFLGLLTLLLFSCRFIQSIRSRLYASKETQMAQKVAELLDEKCKVLETFSEVKQKFDKLESTLQNNGMSAQAEEKDSLEVASKKLEQSNAQIKNEIERLQEELSRQNKARKQQEDQLAELEQILRNLEEEAKERKSQLEQDNTTLKIHEINTERLQKNLQVAKEEHAMLLESKEQLVQEAEDWSERLCELEEEMKMCERSHTGMLEDCANKDDRIQSLTECLLKMRDWDSEDESCVDGSTNAARDENGDRSDFHQRQKVQKLIEAAKMSAGLKSMEEDKNRVFAKLADEIKAKEDLQEGIKQLDEQKEVLESESASYASESQKLQQKLQIMTEMYRENELKLHRMLTVEEKERLQKEEKLNKADKKISFAAEELSTYRKRAKDLEEELERTSLAYKNQITSHEKKAHDNWLAARAADRDLAEVKRENSHLRQKLTGAQFKFEILEKDVREGRPLFRGERSSYGPSPLSRPSSETRAFLSPPTLMDGPPRLSPPFMGPGRASRGVVEPPSGGPDFERSGPHSDSGSLSPSWDRERRGPPPPSGLPLPDPGLPFRRPPPGPYPMGPLPPRPPLPPEPYFGDKSDSSFLRNSSSVIENESREGPHSMPGDMRLPPDPNSRMGPPGTPLKGMPPLMHPRDPHFPPRGPYGPSEFFPPRGPGGLPIGMRGPLPPGMFPRAPMPLPQHMGYLPPRHSSDSFPIGPPPRPSPPGSEQPPNQSPSPHDVI